One segment of Bacillota bacterium DNA contains the following:
- a CDS encoding adenylate kinase, translated as MRLMLLGPPGVGKGTQAKLLATEYKVPHISTGDILRQEVRDGTELGRKAKEYMERGALVPDELILAMFEGRLEKDDTRAGFIADGFPRTIPQAEAFDQMLARRGQRLEAVVTIEAPLEELVRRSAGRRVCRSCGAPYNVYYQPSKVEGVCEVCGGELYQRDDDREATVRRRQEVYRAETAPLIAHYEQQGLVRRVDGSQPVEEVLASIKRILATR; from the coding sequence ATGCGGCTGATGCTGCTCGGCCCACCGGGGGTGGGCAAGGGGACCCAGGCGAAGCTCTTGGCGACCGAGTACAAGGTCCCCCACATTTCCACCGGCGACATCCTTCGCCAGGAGGTCCGCGACGGGACCGAACTCGGCCGAAAGGCCAAGGAGTACATGGAACGGGGAGCCCTCGTCCCGGACGAGTTGATCCTGGCGATGTTCGAAGGCCGTCTGGAGAAGGACGACACGAGGGCCGGCTTCATCGCCGACGGTTTCCCGCGGACCATCCCGCAGGCCGAGGCCTTCGACCAGATGCTCGCCCGCCGCGGCCAGCGCCTGGAGGCGGTGGTGACCATCGAGGCCCCCCTCGAGGAACTGGTCCGCCGCTCAGCCGGCCGCCGGGTCTGCCGCTCCTGCGGGGCCCCTTACAACGTCTACTACCAGCCGTCCAAGGTCGAAGGGGTCTGTGAGGTCTGCGGCGGCGAGCTCTACCAGCGTGACGACGATCGCGAGGCGACCGTCCGCCGGCGCCAGGAGGTCTACCGCGCCGAGACGGCCCCGCTCATCGCCCACTATGAGCAGCAGGGACTGGTCCGCCGGGTCGACGGCAGTCAACCGGTGGAGGAGGTCCTGGCTTCGATCAAGCGGATCCTGGCCACTCGATGA
- the rpsD gene encoding 30S ribosomal protein S4 has protein sequence MARYTGPVCRLCRREGTKLYLKGERCYSNKCLIDRHPYPPGEHGDARPRKTSEYQGQLREKQKARRIYGVMERQFRRYYARAAKVKGVTGQYLLQLLERRLDNVVYRLGLAVSRPEARTLVRHNHFTVNGKRVNIPSYQIKEGDVVAVAEGSKSSIKFKNLAEGLKQRSAPAWLELEAENLRGRVLRLPLREEIDVPVQERMIIELYSR, from the coding sequence ATGGCGCGATACACCGGGCCGGTCTGCCGGCTCTGCCGCCGTGAAGGGACGAAGCTGTACCTGAAGGGCGAGCGCTGCTACTCCAACAAGTGTCTGATCGACCGTCACCCCTACCCGCCGGGTGAACACGGTGACGCCAGGCCCCGCAAGACCAGCGAGTACCAGGGCCAGCTTCGCGAGAAGCAGAAGGCCCGCCGCATCTACGGCGTGATGGAGCGGCAGTTCCGCCGGTACTATGCCCGGGCGGCCAAGGTCAAGGGGGTCACCGGTCAGTACCTGCTCCAACTGCTCGAGCGGCGGCTGGACAATGTCGTCTACCGGCTCGGCCTGGCCGTCTCCCGCCCGGAGGCGCGGACCCTGGTCCGGCACAACCACTTCACGGTCAACGGGAAGCGGGTCAACATCCCGTCCTATCAGATCAAGGAAGGCGATGTCGTGGCCGTAGCCGAGGGCTCGAAGAGCTCGATCAAGTTCAAGAACCTGGCCGAGGGTCTGAAGCAGCGAAGCGCCCCGGCCTGGCTCGAGCTTGAAGCGGAGAACCTGCGCGGCCGCGTCCTGCGGCTGCCCCTGCGCGAAGAGATCGACGTCCCCGTCCAAGAGCGCATGATCATCGAGCTCTACTCGAGATAA
- the rpsM gene encoding 30S ribosomal protein S13: protein MARISGVDLPRDKRVEVALNYLYGIGPTLSKKILAETGINPDTRVRNLTEEEVSRLREYIDKHYKVEGDLRTEVSQNIKRLIEIGSYRGLRHRRSLPTRGQRTQTNARTRKGPRKTVGIKRKAATTKP from the coding sequence ATGGCCAGAATTTCCGGCGTAGACCTGCCGCGCGACAAGCGAGTCGAGGTCGCTCTCAACTACCTGTATGGGATCGGACCGACGCTGTCCAAGAAGATCCTCGCGGAGACTGGGATCAACCCCGATACCCGCGTCCGGAATCTTACCGAGGAAGAAGTCTCCCGACTCCGTGAGTACATCGATAAGCACTACAAGGTCGAGGGCGACCTGCGCACCGAGGTCAGCCAGAACATCAAGCGGCTGATCGAAATCGGCTCGTACCGTGGGCTCAGGCATCGCCGCAGCCTGCCCACCCGGGGCCAGCGGACCCAGACCAACGCCCGGACCCGCAAGGGACCGCGGAAGACGGTCGGCATCAAGCGGAAGGCGGCCACCACTAAGCCGTAA
- the rpsK gene encoding 30S ribosomal protein S11 has product MARRAARPKKKDRKLVERGVAHIKSTFNNTVVTITDPVGNVISWATSGGMGFKGSKKSTPFAAQMAAEACAREAMEHGMREVEVFVKGPGAGREAAIRSLQAAGLDVSLIKDVTPIPHNGCRPPKRRRV; this is encoded by the coding sequence TTGGCCCGGAGAGCTGCTAGACCCAAGAAGAAAGACCGCAAACTGGTTGAGCGCGGTGTGGCCCACATCAAGTCAACCTTCAATAACACCGTCGTCACCATCACCGACCCGGTCGGGAACGTCATCTCCTGGGCGACGTCGGGTGGCATGGGCTTCAAGGGTTCCAAGAAGAGCACGCCTTTCGCGGCTCAGATGGCCGCCGAGGCCTGCGCCCGCGAGGCCATGGAGCACGGCATGCGCGAGGTCGAGGTCTTCGTCAAGGGGCCCGGGGCGGGCCGCGAGGCGGCCATCCGTTCACTGCAGGCCGCCGGCCTTGACGTCAGCCTGATCAAGGACGTCACCCCGATCCCGCACAACGGGTGCCGGCCTCCGAAGCGCAGAAGAGTGTAG
- a CDS encoding DNA-directed RNA polymerase subunit alpha, protein MLEIEKPKIECVELDERGTYGRFVVEPLERGYGTTLGNSLRRVLLSSLPGAAVTSVKIEGVLHEFSTIPGVLEDVTDIILALKQLRLKMHTDEARLLRLEVEGEGTVTASHILAPAEIDVLNPELHLATLDRGGRLVAEMTVERGRGYVSADRNKKPDQPIGVIPMDSIFTPIYKVNYTVEATRVGQITNYDKLTLEVWTDGSVRPDEGVSLGARILSEHLGLFVGLTEDQSRGEIMVEKAEDDRQKVLDMLIEELDLSVRSYNCLKRAGINTVGELTGKTENEMIKVRNLGKKSLEEVKQKLASLGLSLAQAEE, encoded by the coding sequence ATGCTTGAGATCGAGAAGCCGAAGATCGAATGCGTCGAGCTGGACGAGCGCGGCACTTACGGCCGCTTCGTCGTTGAGCCTCTCGAGCGGGGATATGGCACGACCCTGGGAAACTCCCTGAGGCGGGTCCTCCTGTCATCGCTCCCCGGCGCGGCCGTCACTTCGGTCAAGATCGAGGGCGTGTTGCATGAGTTCTCGACCATCCCCGGGGTCCTCGAGGATGTCACCGATATCATCCTTGCCTTGAAGCAACTTCGCTTGAAGATGCACACCGACGAGGCGCGGCTCCTGCGGCTCGAGGTGGAAGGGGAGGGCACGGTCACGGCCAGCCACATCCTGGCCCCGGCCGAGATCGATGTCCTCAACCCCGAGCTTCACCTGGCGACGCTGGATCGCGGCGGCCGATTGGTGGCCGAGATGACCGTCGAGCGCGGCCGCGGTTACGTGTCGGCCGACCGCAACAAGAAGCCCGACCAGCCCATCGGGGTCATCCCGATGGACTCCATCTTCACCCCCATCTACAAGGTCAACTACACCGTCGAGGCCACCCGCGTCGGTCAGATCACCAACTACGACAAGCTGACCTTGGAAGTTTGGACCGATGGCAGTGTGCGTCCGGACGAGGGGGTCAGCCTCGGCGCCCGGATCCTCTCCGAGCACCTGGGCCTCTTCGTCGGCCTGACCGAGGACCAGAGCCGCGGCGAGATCATGGTCGAGAAGGCCGAGGACGACCGGCAGAAGGTCCTCGACATGCTCATCGAGGAGCTCGACCTGTCGGTGCGCTCGTACAACTGCTTGAAGCGGGCCGGCATCAATACGGTCGGGGAACTGACCGGGAAGACCGAGAACGAAATGATTAAAGTACGTAACCTGGGCAAGAAGTCACTCGAGGAGGTCAAGCAAAAGCTGGCCAGCCTCGGACTGTCTCTGGCTCAGGCCGAGGAATAG
- the rpmJ gene encoding 50S ribosomal protein L36, whose product MKVRPSVKKICEKCKIIRRKGQVRVICENPKHKQRQG is encoded by the coding sequence GTGAAAGTCAGGCCTTCGGTCAAGAAGATTTGCGAGAAGTGCAAGATCATCCGGCGGAAGGGTCAAGTCCGGGTGATTTGCGAGAATCCCAAGCACAAGCAACGTCAGGGTTAG
- the infA gene encoding translation initiation factor IF-1 — MGKEDVIEVEGTVVETLPNAMFRVELQNGYKVLAHISGKIRMNFIRILPGDRVLVELSPYDLTRGRITVRYK, encoded by the coding sequence ATGGGTAAAGAGGATGTCATCGAGGTCGAAGGGACGGTCGTCGAAACGCTGCCCAACGCCATGTTCCGGGTCGAACTCCAGAATGGGTACAAGGTGTTGGCGCACATCTCGGGCAAGATCAGGATGAACTTCATTCGAATCCTGCCGGGCGACCGGGTCCTGGTGGAGTTGTCCCCCTACGATCTCACCCGTGGGCGGATCACGGTCCGATACAAGTAG
- a CDS encoding KOW domain-containing RNA-binding protein: MNGSHSNGLESGRIVSSKAGRDRGRKFVILEVLDERTVVVADGDLRKVDNPKRKNVRHLLIHQGVVAPVREKLLAGGAPTDEEIRRALETEFKEPEDGPPPGKPTTDED, from the coding sequence TTGAACGGCTCGCACTCGAACGGACTGGAATCCGGGCGGATCGTCAGTTCCAAGGCTGGACGGGATCGCGGACGCAAGTTCGTCATCCTGGAGGTCCTGGACGAGCGGACGGTCGTGGTGGCCGATGGAGACCTGAGGAAGGTCGATAACCCCAAGCGCAAGAACGTCCGTCATCTGCTGATCCATCAGGGAGTCGTCGCCCCGGTCAGGGAGAAACTCCTGGCGGGCGGGGCGCCCACCGACGAGGAGATCCGCCGGGCCCTCGAGACCGAATTCAAGGAGCCCGAGGACGGCCCGCCGCCCGGAAAACCGACGACGGACGAGGATTAG
- the rplQ gene encoding 50S ribosomal protein L17, which produces MSKHAKLGRISSHRMAMFRNIVTALLEHEKIETTEARAGELKSFAEKMITLAKRGDLHAKRQVLAFVTDEDVAKKLFDTIAPRYQDRAGGYTRTYKLDQRRGDAAPMVRIELV; this is translated from the coding sequence ATGTCCAAACACGCCAAACTCGGGCGGATTTCGAGCCACCGCATGGCCATGTTCCGCAACATCGTCACGGCCCTTCTCGAACATGAGAAGATCGAGACCACCGAGGCCCGTGCGGGCGAGTTGAAGTCCTTCGCCGAGAAGATGATCACCCTCGCCAAGCGGGGGGACCTCCACGCCAAGCGTCAAGTCCTGGCCTTTGTCACCGACGAGGACGTGGCCAAGAAGCTCTTTGATACCATCGCCCCGCGCTATCAGGACCGCGCGGGAGGTTACACGCGCACCTACAAGCTCGACCAAAGGCGCGGCGACGCCGCCCCGATGGTCCGCATCGAGCTCGTTTAG
- the map gene encoding type I methionyl aminopeptidase yields the protein MIIIKSPEELAIMREAGRIVARTRRILSEAVKPGVTTGELDTLAEDVIRKAGATPTFKGYHGFPASICASVDAEVVHGFPGPRRLIEGEIISIDLGATYRGYVGDAAITLPVGEILPEVAALLEATKGGLAAGIAQATGGNHLSDISHAVQAYVESRGFSVVRDFVGHGIGQNMHEDPQVPNFGPPGRGPLLKEGMTLALEPMVNLGTHAVYIEPNGWTVRTLDGKPSAHFEETVAITADGPVILTAE from the coding sequence ATGATCATCATCAAGTCCCCAGAAGAACTCGCGATCATGCGCGAGGCCGGGCGGATCGTCGCCCGGACCCGGCGAATCCTCTCCGAGGCCGTCAAGCCCGGGGTGACCACCGGCGAACTGGACACCTTGGCCGAGGACGTGATTCGGAAGGCCGGGGCCACCCCGACTTTCAAGGGGTATCACGGCTTCCCCGCGAGCATCTGCGCATCGGTGGACGCTGAAGTCGTTCACGGCTTCCCAGGCCCGCGGCGGCTGATCGAAGGAGAGATCATCTCGATCGACCTCGGCGCGACCTACCGCGGTTACGTGGGGGACGCGGCGATCACCCTGCCGGTCGGGGAGATCCTCCCGGAGGTCGCCGCCCTGCTTGAGGCGACCAAGGGAGGCCTGGCCGCCGGCATCGCCCAGGCCACCGGAGGCAACCACTTGTCGGACATCTCCCACGCCGTTCAGGCGTACGTGGAGAGTCGGGGTTTCTCGGTGGTCCGCGACTTCGTCGGACACGGCATCGGCCAGAACATGCACGAAGACCCGCAGGTGCCGAACTTCGGACCTCCGGGCCGCGGCCCCCTCCTCAAAGAGGGGATGACCCTGGCCCTTGAACCCATGGTCAACCTGGGCACCCATGCCGTCTACATCGAGCCGAACGGCTGGACCGTGCGGACCCTTGACGGCAAGCCCTCGGCCCATTTCGAGGAGACGGTGGCGATCACGGCCGACGGGCCGGTCATCCTGACGGCCGAATGA